In the Planktothrix serta PCC 8927 genome, one interval contains:
- a CDS encoding ferritin-like domain-containing protein — translation MNTCKLPKNNPSTVVKWVVAAILIISNGIVFSGFSPVKAMPQTSLDSKTQQAMIDAINDEYRARAFYNAVMEKFGSVRPFSNIVQSENNHVNLWVNIFAKYGMAVPTDSFAGNVEVPDTLKAACQMGVEAEIDNVEMYDRFLGFVTQPDLKAAFAQLRQVSQERHLPAFERCQTQPNRGQGGFF, via the coding sequence ATGAACACCTGCAAACTGCCGAAAAACAATCCTAGTACAGTTGTGAAGTGGGTTGTAGCAGCAATTCTAATCATTAGTAATGGCATTGTTTTTTCCGGCTTTTCCCCTGTAAAAGCAATGCCTCAAACGTCCTTAGATTCTAAGACCCAACAGGCAATGATTGACGCGATTAATGATGAATATAGAGCCAGAGCCTTTTATAACGCTGTCATGGAAAAATTTGGGTCAGTTCGTCCTTTTAGCAATATTGTTCAATCAGAAAATAATCATGTCAATCTTTGGGTGAATATATTTGCTAAATATGGAATGGCTGTCCCGACGGATTCTTTTGCGGGTAATGTCGAAGTTCCTGATACCTTAAAAGCAGCTTGTCAAATGGGAGTAGAAGCAGAAATTGATAACGTTGAAATGTATGATCGGTTTTTGGGTTTTGTTACCCAACCCGATTTAAAAGCTGCTTTTGCCCAACTGCGTCAAGTCTCTCAGGAAAGGCATTTACCCGCCTTTGAGCGCTGTCAAACTCAACCTAATAGAGGTCAAGGGGGCTTTTTTTAA
- a CDS encoding DUF4405 domain-containing protein produces the protein MKCKRRINLRIYMRGIVALALLISWSLVALTGFIIWFAPRGQGAGSIAFLLGLSRHEWGDIHFFISLLALVVTVIHVILDWRTLKGLIRYLIGVNQ, from the coding sequence ATGAAATGCAAACGTAGAATTAACCTCAGAATTTATATGCGAGGGATTGTGGCTTTAGCACTCCTAATCAGTTGGAGTTTGGTCGCACTCACAGGTTTTATTATATGGTTTGCACCTCGTGGACAAGGGGCAGGTAGCATCGCCTTTTTGTTAGGATTGAGTCGCCACGAATGGGGTGATATCCATTTTTTTATCAGTTTATTGGCATTAGTTGTAACGGTGATTCACGTTATTCTCGACTGGCGCACTTTAAAGGGACTGATTCGGTATTTAATAGGAGTAAATCAATAA
- a CDS encoding CoB--CoM heterodisulfide reductase iron-sulfur subunit B family protein — MKKYSYYPGCSLHTTAKEFDISTRVVMQELGIELEDLKDWSCCGGSIAASVSHDVGMAMAARNVALAQKQDLDLLASCSGCYNKSARALKALKEPTEKDKIMAIMSEMGIDVSNYNIQVRNVVDVLVNDIDLAPRIKKPLTGLKVACYYGCLLTRPADITGWDSPMFPTSMDRLSEICGAEVVDFRSKTKCCGGPILVSQKDVAFDLTKKLLDEAQSLGADCIVLACPLCDTNLELRQSDIEKKYNVSYNLPILYITEIIGLALGMKPGKLGMNKHIVSPKPVLAKLGL; from the coding sequence ATGAAGAAATATTCTTACTATCCCGGATGTAGTCTGCATACCACAGCCAAAGAGTTTGATATCTCAACGAGAGTGGTAATGCAGGAATTAGGAATTGAATTAGAAGACCTCAAAGACTGGTCTTGTTGTGGCGGTTCTATTGCGGCGAGTGTTTCTCACGATGTTGGGATGGCAATGGCGGCGAGAAATGTCGCTTTAGCTCAAAAACAAGATCTCGATTTATTAGCTTCTTGTTCGGGGTGTTACAACAAGTCAGCCAGAGCACTGAAGGCCTTAAAAGAACCCACCGAAAAAGATAAAATTATGGCGATCATGTCGGAAATGGGGATCGATGTTTCTAACTATAATATTCAGGTCAGAAATGTAGTGGATGTGTTAGTTAATGATATCGATCTTGCCCCCCGAATTAAAAAGCCATTAACGGGTTTAAAAGTTGCCTGTTATTATGGGTGTTTGTTAACTCGACCCGCAGATATAACAGGTTGGGATTCGCCAATGTTCCCGACATCAATGGATAGATTATCAGAGATTTGTGGGGCGGAAGTTGTTGATTTTCGGTCAAAAACTAAATGCTGTGGCGGCCCGATTTTAGTCTCTCAAAAAGATGTCGCTTTTGACCTCACCAAGAAACTCTTAGATGAAGCCCAATCTCTGGGTGCAGATTGCATTGTTTTAGCTTGTCCCTTATGTGATACTAACCTAGAATTGAGACAATCTGATATCGAGAAAAAATATAACGTTTCTTACAATTTGCCGATTCTCTATATCACGGAAATCATCGGACTGGCTTTGGGAATGAAACCCGGAAAATTGGGGATGAATAAGCATATTGTTTCACCTAAACCCGTTTTAGCTAAATTGGGATTGTGA
- a CDS encoding 4Fe-4S dicluster domain-containing protein yields MATKSTKSTKSKKFVFGLKVDRQLDGDKMNSDFIKKVLAEGGNGAAIAACMQCGTCSGGCTNIDLMDMSPRTLILMVQRGEWEKVLKSNALWMCSSCYICTSRCPRGVRPSDVIEAVKALAIRQGIENDATRFNEIFVELVQKRGILFEPELMQKYGGLPAMIEQAELGIKLTLKGKMSPFPEKVKDPKKFSEALEKAKKP; encoded by the coding sequence ATGGCAACAAAATCAACAAAATCAACAAAATCGAAAAAATTTGTATTTGGTCTGAAAGTTGATCGTCAACTCGATGGCGATAAAATGAACTCCGATTTTATTAAGAAAGTTCTGGCTGAAGGTGGAAATGGTGCGGCGATCGCAGCCTGTATGCAGTGTGGTACTTGTAGCGGTGGCTGTACCAATATTGACCTGATGGATATGTCCCCCCGAACTCTGATTTTAATGGTGCAAAGAGGGGAATGGGAAAAGGTACTTAAAAGCAATGCTTTATGGATGTGTAGTTCTTGCTATATCTGTACTTCTCGATGTCCCCGTGGGGTGCGTCCTTCTGATGTGATTGAAGCGGTAAAAGCACTCGCAATTCGTCAAGGAATTGAAAATGATGCGACTCGTTTTAATGAAATATTTGTCGAGTTAGTTCAGAAACGAGGCATTCTTTTTGAACCTGAATTAATGCAGAAATATGGCGGTTTACCAGCCATGATCGAACAAGCAGAATTGGGAATTAAATTAACCCTAAAAGGGAAAATGTCGCCATTTCCTGAAAAAGTAAAAGACCCTAAAAAATTTAGTGAAGCATTAGAAAAGGCAAAAAAACCATGA
- a CDS encoding FAD-dependent oxidoreductase, giving the protein MNKKVVVIGGGPAGLAGAGKLQDFGYDVVLIEKQAEIGGHLNKWYKVFPDFTDASEITANLKAGLGNTRILNNTTVTEIQGSAPNFQVTTSTGEKIEAAAILVSTGYKHFDATLKEEYGYGIYDNCINSVELDAMLKAKTVKTKDGKLPKKVAMIHCVGSRDEKVNNNYCSRVCCTNAIKVAIEVKEQNPDCEIYCLYMDIRVFGRGYEELYRTSQEQFGVQFLRGRLSEASEKKDGSLLLRLEDTLTAKPMRLTVDLLVLMVGMEGNPELAEIAGLSLGCDRFYATAHLQYSNNHSARSGIFLAGAATGPKAIMESITDGRSAAAEIASFVASHSANLESNLNGQSVTEMAASLK; this is encoded by the coding sequence ATGAACAAAAAAGTAGTTGTAATTGGTGGTGGGCCTGCGGGACTGGCGGGAGCCGGAAAACTTCAAGACTTTGGTTATGATGTCGTTTTAATTGAGAAACAAGCGGAAATTGGCGGACATTTAAACAAGTGGTATAAAGTCTTTCCTGACTTTACCGATGCTTCAGAAATTACCGCCAATCTTAAAGCAGGTTTAGGGAATACCCGAATTTTAAATAATACTACAGTAACTGAAATTCAAGGTTCTGCCCCTAATTTTCAAGTGACGACATCGACCGGAGAAAAAATTGAGGCGGCGGCAATTTTAGTTTCCACTGGATATAAGCATTTTGATGCAACTTTGAAAGAAGAATACGGCTACGGAATTTATGATAATTGCATCAATTCAGTAGAACTCGATGCCATGCTGAAGGCAAAAACGGTGAAAACCAAAGATGGGAAACTGCCGAAAAAAGTGGCAATGATTCACTGTGTTGGTTCTCGTGATGAGAAGGTGAATAATAATTACTGTTCCCGCGTCTGCTGTACCAATGCTATTAAAGTCGCCATCGAGGTAAAAGAACAAAATCCCGATTGTGAAATTTACTGTCTTTATATGGATATTCGGGTATTTGGTCGCGGTTATGAGGAACTATACCGAACTTCTCAAGAACAGTTTGGAGTGCAGTTTCTTCGAGGACGACTTTCTGAAGCGAGCGAGAAAAAAGATGGCAGTTTATTATTGCGGTTAGAAGATACTTTAACCGCAAAACCGATGCGATTAACTGTTGATTTGTTAGTTTTAATGGTGGGAATGGAAGGGAATCCAGAATTAGCAGAAATTGCGGGTTTAAGCTTGGGTTGCGATCGCTTTTATGCCACTGCTCATCTGCAATATTCTAACAATCATTCTGCTCGATCCGGTATTTTTCTCGCCGGGGCAGCAACGGGGCCAAAAGCGATTATGGAATCGATTACCGATGGTCGATCTGCTGCGGCAGAAATTGCCAGTTTTGTAGCCAGTCATTCCGCTAATTTGGAATCAAATCTCAATGGACAATCTGTAACAGAAATGGCAGCATCCCTGAAGTAA
- a CDS encoding CoB--CoM heterodisulfide reductase iron-sulfur subunit B family protein — translation MKVARENIVWEKHQKHVPTVDEPGGKLWGCFRSCFLQSAAPYTEGIAYKILKNDLGMDLRESPGHTSCGAIGYHGDVTNIETQMVVAARNFSVAHHELGVDNLFSFCVTSFANYTEMIKLWEEEPELREYTEKTLKETTGREFWVPHVSGGRPSVVHASDVFYANRYKLAEKAKYSLKGIKAVDHIGCHYGKIFPGEAMGGTEFPQVLVGLLEAFGAEIVDYPERRHCCGMGFRQCAFPENRDYTASSVYKKMKSLKEAHPDCNLILTNCPGCTVFLDAEQGTIKEVLEEEFNVSVLDYAQLTGLMLGYDPFKDCGLNAKAVEVEPLLDKIGIPYDQSKTAEQRRKPF, via the coding sequence ATGAAAGTAGCCAGAGAAAATATAGTTTGGGAAAAACACCAAAAGCACGTTCCCACCGTAGACGAACCCGGTGGTAAATTATGGGGATGCTTCCGCAGTTGTTTTCTGCAAAGTGCCGCTCCTTATACCGAAGGCATTGCTTATAAAATCTTAAAAAATGATTTAGGGATGGACTTGCGGGAATCACCTGGACATACTTCTTGTGGGGCAATTGGCTATCACGGAGATGTCACAAACATCGAAACCCAAATGGTAGTAGCCGCGCGAAATTTTTCCGTAGCTCATCATGAATTAGGGGTTGATAATCTGTTTTCATTTTGTGTGACTTCCTTTGCGAATTACACCGAAATGATTAAACTCTGGGAAGAAGAACCAGAATTGCGAGAATACACCGAAAAAACATTAAAAGAAACCACAGGTCGTGAGTTTTGGGTTCCCCATGTTTCCGGTGGCAGACCTTCTGTAGTTCATGCTTCCGATGTTTTCTATGCTAACCGATATAAATTAGCAGAAAAAGCTAAATATAGCCTCAAGGGAATTAAAGCCGTTGATCATATTGGATGCCACTATGGAAAAATCTTTCCAGGTGAGGCGATGGGTGGAACAGAATTTCCCCAAGTTTTAGTCGGGTTACTAGAAGCTTTTGGTGCGGAAATTGTTGATTATCCAGAACGTCGGCATTGCTGCGGTATGGGTTTCCGTCAATGTGCGTTTCCAGAAAACCGAGACTATACCGCCAGCAGCGTTTATAAGAAAATGAAAAGTCTTAAAGAAGCGCACCCTGATTGTAATTTAATTCTGACTAATTGTCCCGGTTGTACGGTGTTTTTAGATGCCGAACAAGGAACGATTAAAGAAGTTTTAGAAGAAGAGTTTAATGTCAGCGTTCTGGACTACGCACAATTGACCGGGTTAATGTTAGGCTATGACCCGTTTAAAGATTGCGGACTGAATGCTAAGGCGGTTGAAGTTGAGCCGTTGCTAGATAAAATCGGCATTCCCTACGATCAATCTAAAACGGCTGAACAACGCAGAAAACCGTTTTAG
- a CDS encoding DUF2202 domain-containing protein, with protein MQIVNDFSSVNSSLDATETEGLIYMREEEKLAHDVYITLYEQWGLSIFNNIANSEDRHENKIETLLNNYQIEDPVGDNPIGVFVNPDLQQLYNNLIAQGSQSLTEALKVGVLIEETDIADLQERIAQTDNADIQQVYEQLLSGSNSHLSAFTSNLTGETVNTNSSNDLTNQIQETTINDPLTGGGSYQNLASNSGGTNSGYTANFILGSSSQINSTGLSAVEQSYLNIDNSFTADIGGISNLSTNDLLTNFSSTQDPMAALALMRTIATI; from the coding sequence ATGCAGATAGTTAATGATTTTAGTAGTGTAAATAGCAGTCTGGATGCCACCGAGACAGAAGGACTTATCTATATGCGCGAAGAAGAAAAACTAGCGCATGATGTCTATATTACCCTGTATGAACAGTGGGGATTGTCTATTTTTAATAACATCGCTAATAGCGAAGATCGTCATGAAAATAAGATAGAAACCCTGCTCAATAACTATCAGATTGAAGATCCAGTTGGTGATAACCCCATCGGTGTTTTTGTCAATCCAGATTTACAACAATTGTACAATAATCTGATAGCGCAAGGGAGTCAATCCCTAACGGAAGCCTTGAAGGTTGGAGTGTTGATTGAGGAGACTGATATTGCAGATTTACAAGAACGAATTGCCCAAACAGATAACGCCGACATTCAACAGGTGTACGAACAGCTTTTGAGTGGATCGAATAGTCATCTGAGTGCATTTACTTCAAACTTGACTGGCGAAACCGTTAATACTAACTCCTCTAATGATTTAACGAATCAGATTCAGGAAACAACAATAAATGACCCTCTAACTGGGGGAGGAAGTTATCAAAACTTAGCTAGTAATAGCGGGGGTACTAACTCAGGATATACCGCCAATTTTATCTTAGGTTCGTCGAGTCAAATTAACAGCACTGGGTTATCAGCAGTTGAGCAGAGTTATCTGAATATTGATAATAGTTTTACTGCTGATATAGGAGGTATCAGTAACTTATCTACAAACGACTTGCTGACGAACTTTTCTTCCACTCAAGATCCGATGGCTGCTCTTGCTCTAATGCGGACAATAGCCACAATATGA
- a CDS encoding 4Fe-4S dicluster domain-containing protein, which produces MGKLVDELKRDIQYQHGMNACLNCGICTAVCPAAEFYDYSPREVMNICQTEDEDWLVELLKSDKIWFCGQCFSCKPRCPRGNSTADVILALRRLSVRHGYFAESEKGRQQLFAKRVFGENMLKRGYTLVAENITPEHFPELGENWEYYYEHKEEMREWWGVPMDLENSAGSHRVIPEKDMDELRAIYQATGAIELMDAVEKGMEKKLGSKKEVEKYWENWVETADSRNYEMDENK; this is translated from the coding sequence ATGGGCAAGTTAGTTGACGAGCTCAAACGAGATATTCAATATCAGCATGGGATGAATGCCTGCCTGAACTGTGGTATTTGTACTGCGGTTTGTCCAGCAGCAGAGTTTTATGATTACTCTCCCAGAGAGGTGATGAACATTTGCCAAACCGAAGATGAAGATTGGCTTGTGGAGTTACTTAAATCCGATAAAATCTGGTTTTGCGGACAATGTTTTTCCTGTAAACCCAGATGTCCCAGAGGTAACAGCACCGCCGACGTAATTCTCGCCTTGCGTCGTCTTTCCGTTCGTCATGGTTACTTTGCTGAGTCAGAAAAAGGCAGACAGCAATTGTTTGCCAAGCGAGTATTTGGGGAAAATATGCTCAAACGAGGTTATACCTTAGTAGCAGAAAATATTACCCCTGAACATTTCCCCGAACTCGGAGAAAACTGGGAATACTATTACGAACATAAAGAGGAAATGCGGGAATGGTGGGGTGTTCCAATGGACTTGGAAAATAGTGCAGGTTCCCATCGAGTCATTCCCGAAAAAGACATGGATGAATTGCGGGCAATTTATCAAGCAACAGGGGCAATTGAGTTAATGGATGCTGTAGAAAAAGGCATGGAAAAGAAACTCGGTAGCAAAAAAGAAGTTGAAAAGTATTGGGAAAATTGGGTAGAAACTGCTGATAGCAGAAACTACGAAATGGATGAAAATAAATAA
- a CDS encoding NAD(P)/FAD-dependent oxidoreductase — protein sequence MITSTVESAQTSNPITTPTVTQTVHHQIVIIGGGAAGITTASLLFHNNHSLDIAIVEPSDQHYYQPGWTLTGGGVFKIQDTLRNQRDVIPYGATWIKDKVIHLDPDHNRVLTQTGIQIEYDYLIVCPGIQIDWHLIEGLKESLGKDGVTTNYSPRYAPYTWELIRNFQGGNALFTFPNTPIKCGGAPQKVMYMADDIFRSKWGVRQRTNVMFLSSLNKLFTVPEYSNLLDNIVQERNIKVQFRHNLKAIKAETKTAIFEILDDKSNVIDQVSYPYDMIHVAPPQSAPDFIKRSPLAVPNNPYGWVDVDSYTLQHKRYPNIFSLGDASSLPTSKTSAAIRKQAPIAAKNLLCLIASKPLLSQYDGYTCCPLITGYNRTIMAEFNGYNAKPLSSFPLNPLKERSIMWTMKVTALPWIYWNRMLKGERFEGEYIKFMQWKP from the coding sequence ATGATCACTTCAACTGTAGAATCGGCTCAAACCTCGAATCCAATCACAACTCCAACTGTTACTCAAACAGTACATCATCAAATTGTGATTATCGGAGGAGGTGCAGCCGGAATTACTACGGCTTCTCTGTTATTTCATAATAATCATTCTCTCGATATTGCCATTGTTGAACCTTCCGATCAACACTATTATCAACCAGGTTGGACATTAACCGGGGGCGGTGTATTTAAAATTCAAGATACCCTGAGAAATCAACGGGATGTTATTCCTTACGGTGCTACTTGGATCAAAGATAAAGTGATTCACTTAGACCCGGATCACAATCGAGTTCTGACTCAAACAGGTATCCAAATTGAATATGATTATTTAATTGTTTGTCCGGGAATTCAGATTGATTGGCATCTGATCGAAGGACTCAAAGAATCTTTAGGAAAAGATGGCGTTACCACGAATTATTCTCCCCGTTATGCACCCTATACTTGGGAACTAATTCGCAATTTTCAAGGGGGAAATGCTTTATTTACCTTTCCGAATACCCCGATTAAATGTGGCGGTGCGCCTCAAAAAGTGATGTATATGGCGGATGATATTTTCCGCAGTAAATGGGGAGTCCGTCAACGGACAAACGTTATGTTTCTTTCCTCTTTAAATAAGCTGTTTACTGTGCCTGAATATTCTAATCTTTTAGATAATATTGTTCAGGAAAGAAATATTAAAGTTCAGTTTCGGCATAATTTAAAAGCAATTAAAGCGGAAACAAAGACAGCAATTTTTGAGATTTTAGATGACAAGTCCAACGTCATTGATCAAGTCAGCTATCCCTATGACATGATCCATGTTGCACCGCCTCAAAGTGCTCCAGACTTTATTAAACGCAGTCCTTTAGCTGTCCCTAATAATCCCTATGGTTGGGTGGATGTTGATAGTTATACCCTCCAACATAAGCGATATCCTAATATTTTTAGTTTAGGAGATGCCTCATCTCTACCCACCTCTAAAACCTCCGCCGCCATTCGCAAACAAGCCCCCATTGCCGCTAAAAATCTACTTTGTTTAATCGCATCAAAACCTTTATTGAGTCAATATGACGGTTATACTTGTTGCCCGTTAATTACAGGTTATAACCGAACGATTATGGCAGAATTTAATGGTTATAATGCTAAACCCTTATCCAGTTTCCCTCTAAATCCGCTCAAGGAACGATCAATTATGTGGACAATGAAAGTCACCGCTTTACCCTGGATTTATTGGAATCGAATGCTCAAAGGAGAACGATTTGAGGGGGAGTATATTAAATTTATGCAGTGGAAACCTTAA
- a CDS encoding rhodanese-like domain-containing protein — MRKFLLLFLLIWLLISPVLLFNPLPALAANSNPVITEFLQGIPPGYYALMKIEDLQSLMQEDNPVLIDVREPSEYALGHIPSAINIPLRSLTQNLDQIPQDRPVILYCTTGYRTAMGVMALELLGYENVRGFPPSIKGWKAAGQPLEIGL; from the coding sequence ATGCGAAAATTTTTATTATTATTTTTGCTAATTTGGCTGTTAATTTCTCCAGTATTACTTTTCAACCCTCTGCCAGCATTAGCAGCAAATTCTAATCCGGTGATTACTGAATTTCTGCAAGGGATTCCGCCCGGATATTACGCCCTGATGAAAATTGAGGATCTCCAAAGTCTAATGCAAGAGGATAATCCGGTCTTAATTGATGTTCGAGAACCATCGGAATATGCTTTGGGTCATATTCCCAGTGCCATCAATATTCCCTTAAGATCATTAACCCAAAATCTCGATCAGATTCCTCAAGATCGTCCTGTGATTCTTTATTGTACAACGGGTTATCGGACGGCAATGGGAGTCATGGCTTTAGAACTATTAGGATATGAGAATGTCCGGGGATTTCCGCCTAGTATTAAAGGATGGAAAGCCGCAGGACAACCCTTAGAAATAGGGCTTTAA
- a CDS encoding beta-lactamase hydrolase domain-containing protein, with the protein MFQSVTESLAIGNLSSPEELQEIAQKGYSTVIDLCTPTEDKQLNAEEVQKLGFNYISIPVSPQNLNPEVLKTFSEKVNTASQPIYIRCASGLRAGVFTLLILADQLNWTEEEYLQRHQELGLEHKPNCPIKAFSEENFAG; encoded by the coding sequence ATGTTTCAAAGTGTGACGGAATCCCTAGCAATTGGGAATTTGTCTTCTCCAGAAGAACTGCAAGAAATTGCTCAAAAAGGGTACAGTACCGTGATTGATTTATGTACTCCAACCGAGGACAAACAATTGAATGCGGAGGAGGTTCAAAAATTGGGATTCAATTATATTAGTATTCCGGTTTCTCCCCAAAACCTCAACCCAGAAGTGTTGAAAACCTTTAGTGAAAAGGTAAATACAGCATCTCAACCTATTTATATCCGTTGTGCATCAGGTTTACGCGCCGGAGTGTTCACCTTGCTAATCTTAGCTGATCAGCTAAATTGGACTGAAGAGGAATATTTACAACGTCACCAAGAGTTGGGATTAGAACACAAACCGAACTGTCCAATTAAAGCCTTTTCGGAAGAAAATTTCGCGGGTTGA
- the petC gene encoding cytochrome b6-f complex iron-sulfur subunit: MENTLPLDNPSLSRRQLLNFLTGAAVAATAGSALYPVSKYFIGPDESGEGGAILAKDILGNPIPASQILAEVPGSRALVAGLAGEPTYLTVLENSSLNPIGIVDNCTHLGCTFPWNPVDQEFQCPCHGSRYSADGSVLRGPAPLPLKLVHVAIKENRIWLSPWTELDPRTEAKPWWV, translated from the coding sequence ATGGAAAATACCCTTCCTCTCGATAATCCGTCTTTGTCTCGTCGTCAACTGCTGAATTTTCTGACAGGTGCTGCTGTAGCTGCAACGGCTGGAAGTGCCCTTTATCCCGTTTCTAAATATTTTATCGGCCCCGATGAAAGCGGAGAAGGTGGAGCAATTTTAGCGAAGGATATCTTGGGAAATCCGATTCCTGCCAGCCAAATTTTAGCAGAAGTCCCTGGAAGCCGTGCTTTAGTTGCTGGGTTAGCAGGAGAACCAACTTATTTAACTGTGCTAGAAAATAGCAGCTTAAATCCGATCGGAATCGTCGATAATTGCACCCATTTAGGTTGTACCTTTCCTTGGAATCCGGTTGATCAAGAATTTCAATGTCCTTGCCATGGTTCTCGCTATAGTGCCGATGGTTCGGTATTGCGAGGGCCAGCACCTTTGCCTTTGAAATTAGTTCATGTTGCTATTAAAGAGAATCGGATTTGGCTTTCTCCTTGGACAGAATTAGATCCCCGTACAGAAGCAAAACCTTGGTGGGTTTAA
- a CDS encoding MBL fold metallo-hydrolase — protein MLFRQLFDPETSTYTYLIADEATQEAVLVDPVLEQVERDSTLLQELGLTLRYCLETHIHADHVTGTGKLRQLTGCLGVVPENATANCADRFIKDGEILEIGTVKIQAITTLGHTDSHVAYLVNGDRVLTGDSLLIRGCGRTDFQSGNAGLLYDHITQKLFTLADQTAVYPGHDYKGRTVSTIVEEKQFNPRFVGYNRDSFIEMMSNLNLPNPKKIAEAVPANQLCGNKA, from the coding sequence ATGCTCTTTCGCCAACTTTTCGACCCGGAAACCAGTACCTATACCTATCTGATTGCCGATGAAGCCACCCAAGAGGCGGTTTTAGTCGATCCTGTGTTAGAGCAAGTGGAACGAGACTCCACCTTGTTGCAAGAATTAGGACTGACCTTGCGTTATTGTTTGGAAACCCATATTCACGCGGATCACGTCACTGGAACCGGGAAACTACGACAACTAACCGGATGTCTGGGGGTCGTTCCTGAAAACGCCACCGCCAATTGTGCGGATCGGTTTATTAAAGATGGAGAAATCTTAGAGATCGGGACGGTTAAAATTCAAGCCATCACAACCTTGGGACATACGGATAGTCATGTCGCTTATTTAGTCAATGGCGATCGGGTATTAACTGGGGATTCTTTATTAATTCGAGGTTGTGGACGCACGGATTTCCAAAGTGGAAATGCTGGATTACTCTACGATCATATTACTCAAAAATTATTTACCCTTGCCGATCAAACCGCAGTCTATCCCGGTCATGACTATAAAGGACGAACGGTTTCGACAATTGTAGAAGAAAAACAATTTAATCCCCGTTTTGTCGGGTATAATCGAGATAGCTTTATTGAAATGATGAGTAATCTCAATTTACCCAATCCTAAAAAAATTGCCGAAGCGGTTCCCGCTAATCAACTTTGTGGAAATAAAGCCTAA
- a CDS encoding rhodanese-like domain-containing protein, which translates to MINSLTDRLKAIDAQTLKQWLEQDQITLIDVREPSEHAGENIPGSILSPLSTFDPVNLPINGSKPFVLYCQSSNRSGQAAQKLLAAGFEEVMHLQGGLNAWKQAGYPTIVNKNAPISIMRQVQMVAGSLVLIGTLLGAFISPNFLFLSGFVGAGLLFAGITNTCAMAQLLAKLPYNQRV; encoded by the coding sequence ATGATTAACTCTCTCACAGATCGATTGAAAGCTATTGATGCCCAAACTTTAAAACAATGGCTGGAGCAAGACCAAATTACATTGATTGATGTTCGAGAACCTTCTGAACACGCCGGAGAAAATATTCCAGGGTCAATTTTAAGTCCCTTATCTACCTTTGACCCTGTTAATTTACCCATTAACGGCTCAAAACCCTTTGTTCTTTATTGTCAAAGCAGCAACCGCAGTGGTCAAGCGGCTCAAAAATTATTAGCGGCTGGGTTTGAAGAAGTTATGCACCTACAAGGCGGATTAAATGCTTGGAAACAAGCGGGATATCCCACAATTGTTAATAAAAATGCTCCTATTAGTATTATGCGCCAGGTACAAATGGTTGCTGGCTCATTAGTCTTAATTGGAACCTTACTCGGAGCATTTATTTCTCCCAATTTCCTATTTTTAAGTGGATTTGTGGGAGCAGGATTACTGTTTGCAGGGATTACTAATACTTGCGCTATGGCACAATTATTAGCAAAATTACCCTATAATCAGCGTGTTTAA